A stretch of Desulfurivibrio alkaliphilus AHT 2 DNA encodes these proteins:
- a CDS encoding 50S ribosomal protein L25, which translates to MLQVDVKAAKRDQRGKGAARSLRRAGRTPAVLYGPQMEPQALSLDTHTFTKALFSVHRRNSVINLEVSDDGGEKIHHVVTREIQTDPILDQVLHADFYVISLDEPLVFQVPLRYRGKAKGVDMGGDLVTSLHKVSLKGKALDIPDDIEVDVSGLGPNSELTCGELSLPAGVELVQGKDEVCVAVAGGTE; encoded by the coding sequence ATGTTGCAAGTAGACGTTAAAGCCGCCAAACGCGATCAGCGTGGCAAAGGTGCGGCCCGCAGCCTGCGTCGTGCCGGCCGGACCCCGGCGGTGTTGTACGGCCCGCAAATGGAGCCCCAGGCCCTGAGCCTGGATACCCACACCTTTACCAAGGCCCTTTTTTCGGTACATCGCCGTAATTCGGTGATCAACCTGGAGGTGTCCGACGACGGCGGGGAGAAGATTCATCACGTGGTGACCCGCGAGATCCAGACCGATCCCATCCTGGACCAGGTGCTCCATGCCGATTTTTACGTGATCTCCCTGGATGAACCGCTGGTTTTTCAGGTGCCTCTCCGCTATCGCGGCAAGGCCAAAGGGGTGGACATGGGCGGTGACCTGGTCACCTCGCTGCACAAGGTGAGCCTCAAGGGCAAGGCCCTGGATATTCCCGATGATATCGAGGTCGATGTCTCCGGCCTTGGTCCCAACAGCGAGCTGACTTGCGGCGAGCTGTCCCTGCCCGCAGGTGTTGAGCTGGTGCAGGGCAAAGACGAGGTCTGTGTGGCGGTTGCCGGCGGCACCGAGTAA
- the pth gene encoding aminoacyl-tRNA hydrolase, translated as MRLLVGLGNPGGEYELTRHNVGFIFTDYLADRHGISLKNEKKWDAEVGRGTLWGQPVMLVKPLTYMNRSGLAVGKIARFFQLEPTSVVVFQDELDLPLGACRLVQGRGAGGHNGIKSLMDHLASRDFVRFRIGVGRPPAARAAAGFVLARFSPAELQVVDKLLPFLEEGVEMLLKRDLQAAMNLVNASTGADLQESV; from the coding sequence ATGCGTCTTTTGGTTGGGCTGGGTAACCCGGGTGGCGAGTATGAACTTACTCGCCACAACGTCGGTTTTATTTTCACGGACTACCTGGCCGACCGGCACGGCATCAGTCTTAAAAACGAAAAAAAGTGGGACGCCGAGGTCGGGCGCGGAACGCTCTGGGGGCAACCGGTAATGCTGGTAAAGCCCCTTACCTATATGAACCGCAGCGGTCTGGCGGTGGGGAAAATCGCCCGTTTTTTCCAGCTTGAGCCAACCTCGGTGGTGGTGTTCCAGGATGAACTGGACCTTCCTCTGGGCGCCTGTCGCCTGGTGCAGGGGCGGGGGGCCGGCGGCCATAACGGAATCAAGTCGCTGATGGATCACTTGGCCAGCCGCGATTTTGTGCGCTTTCGCATCGGGGTCGGGCGGCCGCCGGCGGCCAGAGCGGCCGCCGGTTTTGTGCTGGCTCGCTTTTCCCCGGCCGAACTGCAAGTGGTGGACAAGTTGCTGCCCTTTCTCGAAGAAGGGGTGGAAATGTTGCTCAAACGCGACCTCCAGGCGGCCATGAACCTGGTCAATGCCTCTACTGGCGCGGATTTGCAAGAGAGTGTTTGA
- a CDS encoding CarD family transcriptional regulator, with protein MSATLEMFRVGDMAVYPAHGVGKIESIESRKVGELEQSFYVMRFIESNMTVMIPTTTCDTVGLRNIISADDVQQVFAILNQRDVETESQPWNQRYREYTNKIKTGSIFEIAAVLRDLLLLRGDKDLSFGERKMVDTAKTLLVKEIALAKQIQEEQVAEHIDRIFS; from the coding sequence ATGAGTGCAACACTGGAAATGTTTCGCGTTGGTGATATGGCCGTGTATCCGGCTCATGGCGTGGGTAAGATAGAGTCCATCGAGTCACGCAAAGTTGGCGAGCTAGAACAGTCATTCTATGTGATGCGGTTCATCGAGTCCAACATGACCGTGATGATCCCCACCACCACCTGCGATACGGTGGGTCTGCGCAACATCATCTCCGCCGACGATGTGCAGCAGGTTTTTGCCATTCTCAACCAGCGGGATGTGGAAACCGAATCCCAGCCCTGGAATCAGCGCTACCGCGAATACACCAACAAGATCAAAACCGGCTCCATCTTCGAAATCGCCGCAGTACTGCGCGATTTGCTGCTGCTGCGGGGAGACAAGGATCTCTCGTTTGGCGAGCGCAAGATGGTGGATACCGCCAAAACCCTGCTGGTCAAGGAAATTGCCCTGGCCAAGCAAATCCAGGAAGAGCAGGTGGCGGAACACATCGACCGGATCTTTTCCTGA
- a CDS encoding RluA family pseudouridine synthase: MTLAETSSFAFVVAPHEAGRRLDLVLATRAAGSAELTRSRLQSLIRQGRVRVESAGVEAGPLKPGMLLKAGDRVDLQVPPPEATELVAEEVEFTPLYEDEDILVLVKPPGLVVHPADGHRQGTLVHGLLHHCRNLSGISGQLRPGIVHRLDKDTSGCLVVAKNDLAHHNLVQQFKGREVEKTYQALLRGILAEDTGQVVLPIGRHPVHRKKMAVRREGGREAVTHWRVRQRFSAGYTLVELLLETGRTHQIRVHMAALGHPLAGDRLYGRNPEKDMPYGIDRQWLHAWRLAFNHPRSGRRLTFTAPLWVDLQASLDRLREIEAV, encoded by the coding sequence GTGACCTTGGCTGAAACTTCATCCTTTGCCTTCGTTGTCGCCCCCCACGAGGCGGGCCGGCGCCTGGACTTGGTGCTGGCTACACGAGCGGCAGGGTCTGCTGAGCTGACCCGTTCCCGGCTGCAGTCCCTGATCCGTCAAGGCCGGGTGAGGGTGGAATCGGCCGGTGTCGAAGCCGGTCCGTTGAAACCCGGGATGCTGCTTAAGGCTGGTGACCGGGTTGATCTGCAGGTGCCGCCACCCGAAGCCACCGAGCTGGTGGCCGAAGAAGTCGAATTTACCCCGCTCTATGAAGATGAAGATATTCTGGTGTTGGTCAAGCCGCCGGGGCTGGTGGTGCATCCTGCCGACGGGCATCGGCAGGGAACACTGGTGCATGGGTTGCTCCACCACTGCCGGAACCTGTCCGGAATCAGCGGCCAGTTGCGACCGGGGATAGTACACCGGCTGGACAAAGATACCTCCGGCTGCCTGGTGGTGGCTAAAAATGACCTGGCCCACCACAATCTGGTGCAGCAATTCAAGGGGCGGGAAGTGGAGAAAACTTATCAGGCCCTGCTGCGCGGCATTCTGGCCGAAGATACCGGCCAGGTCGTGCTGCCCATCGGCCGCCATCCCGTGCACCGGAAAAAGATGGCGGTGCGGCGGGAAGGGGGGCGGGAGGCGGTGACCCACTGGCGGGTGCGGCAGCGTTTCAGCGCCGGTTACACCCTGGTGGAACTGCTCCTGGAAACCGGCCGCACCCATCAAATCAGGGTTCACATGGCCGCTTTGGGGCATCCTCTGGCCGGCGATCGGCTTTATGGTCGCAACCCTGAAAAAGATATGCCGTACGGCATTGACAGGCAGTGGCTTCATGCCTGGCGGCTGGCCTTCAACCATCCCCGCAGTGGCCGCCGGTTAACCTTTACTGCCCCGCTGTGGGTCGACCTGCAGGCCAGTCTGGACAGGCTGCGGGAAATTGAAGCTGTTTAA
- the coaE gene encoding dephospho-CoA kinase (Dephospho-CoA kinase (CoaE) performs the final step in coenzyme A biosynthesis.) has translation MLVGITGGIAAGKSRVAAYLAKQGGFPRLDVDDLARELMAQGKEGWQALRRHYGERFLKPDGELDRPGLRRAIFADPALRTEVDRLLHPLIRRAMQSRAAQLSAAGSGPIMVEVPLLYEAGWQDDFALVLVVQAPADECRRRLQARDRVGRDEALAALAAQLPPEEKARRADLLISNAGDWEQTRRRLDDLLPRLQRLRPSRPCLAGKKS, from the coding sequence GTGCTGGTCGGTATTACCGGCGGGATTGCCGCCGGCAAGAGCCGGGTGGCGGCATACCTGGCTAAACAGGGGGGCTTTCCCCGCCTTGATGTCGACGACTTGGCCCGCGAGCTTATGGCCCAGGGGAAGGAAGGCTGGCAGGCCCTGCGACGCCATTACGGTGAGCGCTTTTTGAAGCCCGACGGCGAGCTTGATCGTCCCGGCCTGCGGCGGGCAATCTTCGCCGATCCCGCCTTGCGGACGGAGGTTGATCGCCTGCTGCACCCGCTGATCCGCCGGGCCATGCAGAGCCGTGCCGCCCAACTGTCGGCGGCCGGTAGCGGGCCGATCATGGTGGAGGTGCCTTTGCTTTACGAAGCGGGCTGGCAGGATGATTTTGCCCTGGTGCTGGTGGTGCAGGCGCCGGCTGATGAGTGCCGGCGGCGCTTGCAGGCCAGAGACAGGGTCGGCCGCGATGAGGCCCTGGCGGCCCTGGCGGCACAACTGCCGCCGGAAGAGAAGGCCCGCCGGGCCGATCTGCTGATCAGCAATGCCGGCGACTGGGAACAGACCCGGCGCCGGCTCGACGATTTGCTGCCGCGCCTGCAACGGTTGCGCCCCTCCAGGCCTTGCCTGGCCGGCAAAAAAAGTTGA
- the rho gene encoding transcription termination factor Rho — translation MNIGELKRKKIAELTSIAKSMNIEGYAGMRKQELIFAILQHQSAAQGKNGDNYGGGVLEVLPDGFGFLRAPDYNYLPGPDDIYVSPSQIRRLNLRTGDTVEGPVRFPKEGERYFALLKVDRVNFDPPEKSRDKTLFSNLTPLHPNERLNLERDPANFSTRIMDMMAPIGKGQRGLIVAPPRTGKTVLITDIANSITKNHPEVILIVLLIDERPEEVTDMARSVNAEVISSTFDEPPQRHIQVAEMVLDKARRLVEHQKDVVILLDSITRLARAYNTVVPPSGKILSGGVDSNALHRPKRFFGAARNIEEGGSLTIIASALIETGSRMDDVIFEEFKGTGNMELVLDRKLADRRIFPSIDITKSGTRKEDLLLSAEDMNKIWILRKLLSSMNPVDAMEFLLDKMKRTKTNEDFFASMVSSSQ, via the coding sequence ATGAACATTGGGGAGTTGAAAAGAAAAAAGATTGCCGAGCTTACCAGTATCGCCAAATCGATGAATATCGAAGGCTATGCCGGCATGCGCAAGCAGGAACTTATTTTTGCCATTTTGCAGCACCAGAGCGCCGCTCAGGGCAAAAACGGGGATAACTACGGGGGTGGGGTGCTGGAGGTGCTGCCGGATGGTTTCGGTTTTCTGCGGGCGCCGGACTATAACTACCTGCCCGGCCCCGACGATATCTACGTTTCCCCCTCCCAGATCCGTCGCCTGAACCTGCGTACCGGTGATACCGTGGAAGGGCCGGTCCGCTTCCCCAAGGAGGGCGAACGCTATTTTGCCCTGCTCAAAGTGGACCGGGTCAACTTCGACCCCCCTGAGAAGTCCCGCGACAAAACCCTTTTTTCCAACCTCACCCCGCTGCATCCCAATGAACGGCTCAACCTGGAGCGGGATCCGGCCAACTTTTCCACCCGCATCATGGACATGATGGCCCCCATCGGCAAGGGCCAGCGCGGGCTGATCGTGGCCCCGCCCCGCACCGGTAAAACCGTGCTGATCACCGATATCGCCAACAGTATCACCAAAAACCACCCGGAGGTCATCCTCATCGTGCTGCTCATCGATGAGCGGCCCGAGGAGGTCACCGACATGGCCCGCAGCGTCAACGCCGAGGTGATCAGTTCCACCTTCGATGAGCCGCCCCAGCGCCATATCCAGGTGGCGGAGATGGTCCTGGACAAAGCTCGCCGGCTGGTGGAGCACCAGAAAGATGTGGTTATTCTGCTGGACAGCATCACCCGCCTGGCCCGGGCCTACAATACCGTGGTGCCGCCCAGCGGTAAGATCCTCTCCGGCGGGGTGGACTCCAATGCTTTGCACCGGCCCAAACGTTTTTTCGGGGCGGCCCGCAACATAGAGGAAGGCGGCAGCCTCACCATCATCGCCTCGGCCCTGATCGAAACCGGCAGCCGCATGGACGATGTGATCTTTGAAGAGTTCAAGGGCACCGGCAATATGGAGTTGGTGCTTGATCGCAAGCTGGCCGACCGGCGGATCTTTCCCTCCATCGATATCACCAAATCCGGCACCCGCAAGGAAGATTTGCTGCTGAGCGCCGAAGATATGAACAAGATCTGGATTCTCCGCAAATTGCTCTCCTCCATGAACCCCGTTGATGCCATGGAGTTTTTGCTGGACAAGATGAAGCGGACCAAGACCAATGAGGATTTTTTTGCCTCCATGGTAAGCAGCAGCCAGTAA
- the rpmE gene encoding 50S ribosomal protein L31 yields the protein MKEGIHPEYHKIKASCACGNEVEIGSTIEEVKVEICSACHPFFTGKQKLIDSAGRVEKFLKKYGRTMEK from the coding sequence ATGAAGGAAGGTATCCATCCGGAATATCATAAAATCAAGGCATCCTGCGCCTGCGGCAACGAAGTGGAAATCGGTTCGACCATTGAGGAGGTCAAGGTGGAAATCTGTTCCGCCTGTCATCCCTTCTTTACCGGTAAACAGAAGCTGATCGACTCCGCCGGGCGGGTGGAGAAGTTTCTTAAGAAGTACGGTCGGACCATGGAAAAATAG
- the prfA gene encoding peptide chain release factor 1 has product MFEQLADIKDRKKNLEDRLSDPDLMQDPARFKGLAKEHAQVSKLDDLYARYLKAQHDFAANRQLIEEEEDEEMLALARAENGELRESIAVLEKELRLALLPKDPNDEKNVLLEIRAGTGGDEAALFVADLFRMYSRYAEQLGWKVETLSSNPIGIGGYKEIIALISGEHVYSRLKYESGVHRVQRVPATETQGRVHTSAVTVAVLPEAEEVELKINPSELKFDVFRSSGPGGQSVNTTDSAVRVTHLPTGLVVSCQDEKSQHKNKAKALQVLRARLLDKLQQEQHDQISSDRKSQVGSGDRSERVRTYNFPQNRLTEHRINLTIYRLDDVMMGHLDEVVEPLMLHFQTEALKSEHRA; this is encoded by the coding sequence ATGTTTGAACAGCTAGCCGACATTAAAGACCGCAAAAAAAACCTTGAAGACCGGCTGTCGGACCCTGATCTGATGCAGGATCCGGCGCGCTTTAAAGGCCTGGCCAAGGAACACGCCCAGGTCAGTAAGCTGGATGATCTTTACGCCCGCTACCTTAAGGCCCAGCATGACTTTGCCGCCAATCGCCAGCTCATCGAGGAAGAGGAAGACGAAGAGATGCTGGCCCTGGCCCGGGCGGAAAACGGGGAGCTGCGGGAAAGCATCGCTGTACTTGAAAAAGAGTTGCGCCTGGCCCTGTTGCCCAAAGATCCCAACGATGAAAAGAATGTGCTGCTGGAAATCCGGGCCGGCACCGGCGGAGATGAAGCCGCCCTGTTTGTCGCCGACCTGTTTCGCATGTACAGCCGTTACGCCGAACAACTGGGCTGGAAGGTGGAGACTCTAAGCAGCAACCCCATCGGGATCGGCGGTTACAAGGAGATCATCGCCCTGATCAGCGGCGAGCATGTCTACTCCCGGCTCAAGTATGAATCGGGGGTACACCGGGTGCAGCGGGTGCCGGCCACCGAAACCCAGGGGCGGGTCCATACCTCGGCGGTTACCGTGGCGGTGCTGCCCGAGGCCGAAGAGGTGGAGCTCAAGATTAACCCCTCCGAGCTCAAATTCGATGTCTTCCGCTCTTCCGGCCCCGGCGGGCAGAGTGTCAACACCACCGATTCTGCGGTGCGGGTCACCCACCTGCCCACCGGCCTGGTGGTCAGCTGCCAGGACGAAAAATCCCAACACAAAAACAAGGCCAAGGCCCTGCAGGTTCTGCGGGCCCGGCTGCTGGACAAGCTGCAGCAGGAACAGCACGACCAGATCTCCAGTGATCGTAAAAGCCAGGTGGGCAGCGGTGATCGCAGTGAGCGTGTCCGGACCTACAACTTTCCCCAGAACCGTCTCACCGAGCATCGCATCAACCTTACCATCTATCGCCTGGATGATGTGATGATGGGTCACCTGGATGAGGTGGTTGAACCCTTGATGCTGCACTTCCAAACCGAAGCCCTCAAGAGCGAACACCGTGCTTAA
- the prmC gene encoding peptide chain release factor N(5)-glutamine methyltransferase: MPSAERSVVELPAGARIGELRVVLIDRLRRAGIEEAAIEADLLLGWVLNCDRAGLVLAAEQPLAEPLRQRLQAALKRRESREPLAYIMGEWEFWSLPFAVGPAVLIPRPETELLVEQALAFVRQLQRPPGGRYPWRILDLGTGSGILAVVLAREIASAQVVALDRSPAALAMARANARRHGVAEKITFVGSDWLSALAARPAFDLVVANPPYVCRSAMLTLQPEVREHEPHTALDGGRQGLDDIKIICRDLPAVLRPDGLLLLEIGWDQKTAAAELFNRNPAYRQTEIINDLAGLPRVLRCRKEEC; encoded by the coding sequence ATGCCTTCTGCTGAGCGCTCGGTGGTTGAACTGCCCGCCGGGGCCCGGATCGGGGAGCTCAGAGTGGTGCTCATCGACCGGTTGCGCCGGGCCGGGATCGAAGAGGCCGCCATTGAGGCCGATCTGCTGCTGGGTTGGGTACTGAATTGTGATCGGGCCGGACTGGTGCTGGCCGCCGAGCAGCCCTTGGCCGAGCCGTTACGGCAGCGGCTGCAGGCCGCCCTGAAGCGCCGGGAAAGCCGTGAACCGCTGGCCTATATCATGGGGGAGTGGGAGTTCTGGTCGCTGCCTTTTGCCGTGGGGCCGGCAGTATTGATTCCCCGGCCGGAGACCGAACTGCTGGTGGAACAGGCCCTGGCCTTTGTCCGCCAGCTGCAGCGGCCGCCCGGCGGCCGTTACCCTTGGCGGATTCTCGACCTTGGCACCGGCAGTGGTATTCTGGCGGTGGTGCTGGCCCGGGAAATCGCTTCCGCCCAAGTGGTGGCGCTGGATCGCTCACCCGCCGCCCTGGCTATGGCCCGGGCCAACGCCCGCCGGCACGGGGTGGCGGAAAAGATCACTTTTGTCGGCAGCGACTGGTTGTCGGCGCTGGCGGCGCGTCCCGCTTTCGATCTGGTGGTGGCCAACCCCCCCTACGTGTGCCGCTCTGCCATGTTGACCCTGCAGCCGGAAGTGCGCGAGCATGAACCGCACACGGCCCTGGATGGCGGCCGGCAGGGACTGGATGACATCAAAATCATCTGCCGCGATTTGCCGGCGGTGCTGCGGCCCGATGGGCTTCTGCTGCTGGAAATCGGGTGGGATCAAAAAACGGCGGCAGCCGAGCTTTTCAACCGTAATCCCGCCTACCGGCAAACGGAAATCATTAATGATCTTGCTGGGTTGCCGCGGGTGCTGCGGTGCCGTAAAGAGGAGTGCTGA
- the murA gene encoding UDP-N-acetylglucosamine 1-carboxyvinyltransferase has protein sequence MDKIIIEGGHPLQGEIVISGAKNAALPLICATLLAPGPHVLENVPDLRDTRTMLALLEALGASWQREGTTLTIDTAGLHSYEASYDLVKTMRASVLVLGPLLARMGKARVSLPGGCAIGARPINFHLQGFQQLGVRHQLDQGYVEAEVDGRLRGNTVCFDIPSVTATENILMGAVLAKGETVIKNAAREPEIGNLVDMLNGMGAKIKGRGSDTLQIEGVTRLRPARISIVPDRIETGTFLIAVGATGGELTLSNCDPSLLPSLYEKLRAAGVEVREEQDRLHVARRGPLRAVDVKTMPYPGFPTDLQAQIMALMCLSNGLSLITETIFENRFMHVAELQRMGADIRIDGHSAIVSGTGKLRGAPVMATDLRASASLVIAGLAAEGITQISRVYHLDRGYDDLVGKLSRVGAVIHRERE, from the coding sequence ATGGATAAAATTATTATCGAAGGCGGCCACCCTTTGCAGGGGGAAATCGTGATCAGCGGGGCCAAAAATGCCGCTTTGCCGCTGATCTGCGCCACTCTGCTGGCCCCTGGTCCCCATGTGCTGGAAAATGTTCCCGACCTGCGTGATACCCGCACCATGCTGGCCCTGCTGGAAGCCCTTGGCGCTTCCTGGCAGCGGGAGGGGACTACCCTGACCATTGATACCGCCGGTCTGCACAGTTATGAAGCCTCCTACGATCTGGTCAAGACCATGCGGGCCTCGGTGCTGGTGCTGGGGCCGCTGCTGGCCAGAATGGGAAAGGCCCGGGTCTCGCTGCCCGGTGGCTGTGCCATCGGAGCCCGGCCCATCAACTTTCATCTGCAGGGTTTCCAGCAGCTTGGGGTGCGGCATCAACTTGATCAGGGTTATGTCGAGGCGGAGGTGGACGGCCGTTTGCGTGGCAACACCGTCTGTTTCGATATCCCTTCGGTGACCGCCACGGAAAATATCCTGATGGGGGCGGTACTGGCCAAAGGGGAAACGGTGATCAAAAACGCCGCCCGGGAGCCGGAGATCGGTAACCTGGTGGATATGCTCAACGGCATGGGGGCCAAAATCAAAGGCCGGGGCAGCGATACCCTGCAGATCGAAGGGGTCACCCGGCTCCGGCCGGCCCGGATCAGCATTGTACCCGATCGCATTGAAACCGGCACTTTCCTGATTGCCGTGGGGGCCACCGGCGGTGAGCTGACCTTGAGCAATTGCGACCCCTCCCTGCTGCCCTCGCTTTATGAAAAGCTGCGGGCCGCCGGGGTGGAGGTGCGGGAAGAGCAGGACCGGTTGCATGTTGCCCGCCGCGGTCCCTTGCGGGCGGTGGATGTAAAAACCATGCCTTACCCCGGTTTTCCCACCGATCTGCAGGCGCAGATCATGGCCCTGATGTGCCTTAGCAACGGCCTGAGCCTGATCACCGAAACCATTTTTGAAAATCGCTTCATGCATGTGGCGGAGCTGCAACGGATGGGGGCCGATATCCGCATAGACGGCCACAGCGCCATTGTCAGCGGCACCGGCAAGCTCCGTGGGGCGCCGGTGATGGCCACCGATCTGCGGGCCAGTGCATCGCTGGTAATTGCCGGCCTGGCCGCCGAGGGGATTACCCAGATCTCCCGGGTCTACCACCTGGACCGGGGTTACGATGACCTGGTAGGCAAACTGAGCCGAGTAGGGGCGGTCATCCACCGGGAACGGGAATAG
- a CDS encoding two-component system sensor histidine kinase NtrB: MEKLPGKKIVFASPWILITAVGLLLAIVLVFAVNNLQREQRLAEENLLRQGQGIIRMLEAGTRAANMRMGGRDTAHLQQLIEQAAAEPEIVYIALVNRQGTVVLHSDADRLENALPSSLPPVAETDSPPALFQRVHHEPQLDARIFEVGAFFTPFTGRGGRHGHERMEHRPRMRYPGSDPVVNEGSGELWQAAAAGELLILVGLDMSEAEKVISQNRRHIFFISLALLLVGIGGWLALLGAQGYRTAAGTLNYIQAFTGLLISRLPLGVIAVDRQGRIETCNEVAAEMCAVSPAEVIGRAATRALPELIASQLRQPQSEEEVIDREIHLAGAPAHGDDVRLTVMLSAVPIRDRAQQIVGRVVLLHDVTKLQAMEKEVQRHERLVALGKMAAGVAHEIRNPLSSIKGLATLLASRAGQNPPESETARLLVGEVERVNRSISELLDFARPQPLNRRPVDLPTLLGNSLQLVAADAQSLGVELKLQPPATEFPPVPVDADRLTQVLLNLYLNSLQAMPTGGRLEANLEYRPEQQVVRIKVSDTGQGIAPEILPRITDPYFTTKPEGSGLGLALVQKIIDDHGGKMEFTSQPDQGTTVTITLPIS; encoded by the coding sequence ATGGAAAAGCTACCCGGTAAAAAAATCGTTTTTGCCTCACCCTGGATTCTGATTACCGCGGTGGGATTGCTGCTGGCCATTGTGCTGGTCTTTGCGGTCAACAACCTGCAACGGGAACAGCGTCTGGCCGAGGAAAACCTGTTACGCCAGGGGCAGGGCATCATCCGCATGCTGGAGGCCGGCACCCGGGCCGCCAACATGCGGATGGGCGGCCGGGATACCGCTCATTTGCAGCAACTGATCGAACAAGCGGCGGCGGAGCCGGAAATCGTCTATATCGCCCTGGTCAACCGGCAAGGCACCGTTGTGCTCCACAGCGACGCCGACCGGCTTGAGAACGCCCTGCCCTCATCCCTCCCTCCAGTTGCTGAAACCGATTCGCCACCGGCCCTGTTTCAGCGTGTGCACCATGAACCCCAACTGGATGCCCGGATCTTCGAGGTCGGCGCTTTCTTCACTCCCTTCACCGGCCGGGGCGGCAGACACGGACATGAACGCATGGAACATCGCCCCCGCATGCGTTACCCCGGCTCGGATCCGGTGGTCAATGAAGGGTCCGGTGAGTTGTGGCAGGCCGCCGCCGCGGGAGAACTGCTGATTCTGGTGGGCCTGGACATGAGCGAGGCGGAAAAGGTAATCAGCCAGAACCGCCGCCACATCTTCTTCATCTCGCTGGCCCTGCTGCTGGTGGGTATCGGCGGCTGGCTGGCCCTGCTGGGCGCCCAGGGTTACCGCACCGCCGCCGGCACCCTCAACTACATTCAGGCCTTCACCGGCCTGCTGATCTCCCGCCTGCCGTTGGGGGTTATCGCCGTGGACCGGCAAGGAAGGATTGAAACCTGTAACGAAGTGGCGGCGGAAATGTGTGCCGTAAGCCCGGCCGAGGTGATCGGCCGGGCGGCGACCAGGGCGCTGCCGGAATTGATCGCCAGCCAGTTGCGGCAACCCCAGTCCGAGGAAGAAGTGATCGACCGGGAGATCCACCTGGCCGGAGCACCGGCCCACGGTGACGATGTCCGGTTGACCGTGATGCTAAGCGCCGTGCCGATCCGCGACCGGGCTCAGCAGATCGTGGGCCGGGTGGTGCTGCTCCATGATGTCACCAAACTGCAGGCCATGGAAAAGGAGGTACAAAGACACGAACGCCTGGTGGCTTTAGGAAAAATGGCGGCGGGAGTGGCCCATGAGATCCGCAACCCCTTGAGTTCCATCAAAGGGCTGGCCACCCTGCTGGCTTCCCGGGCCGGCCAAAACCCGCCGGAGAGCGAAACCGCCCGACTGCTGGTGGGCGAGGTGGAAAGGGTCAACCGCAGCATCAGTGAGCTGCTGGACTTTGCCCGGCCGCAGCCTTTAAACCGCCGGCCGGTGGATTTACCGACGCTGCTGGGCAACTCTTTGCAATTGGTGGCCGCCGACGCCCAAAGCCTGGGGGTTGAGCTGAAACTGCAGCCCCCGGCCACCGAGTTCCCCCCGGTACCTGTTGACGCCGATCGCCTCACCCAGGTGCTGCTCAACCTCTACCTTAACAGCCTGCAGGCCATGCCGACCGGCGGCCGCCTGGAAGCCAATCTGGAGTACCGGCCGGAGCAGCAGGTCGTCAGGATCAAAGTCAGCGATACCGGCCAGGGAATCGCTCCGGAAATTTTACCCAGAATCACCGACCCCTACTTCACCACCAAGCCGGAAGGCTCGGGCCTGGGCCTGGCCCTGGTGCAAAAAATCATCGACGACCACGGCGGGAAAATGGAGTTTACCAGCCAACCCGACCAGGGTACCACCGTAACCATAACCCTGCCAATCTCCTGA